One window of Triticum dicoccoides isolate Atlit2015 ecotype Zavitan chromosome 5A, WEW_v2.0, whole genome shotgun sequence genomic DNA carries:
- the LOC119301294 gene encoding NEDD8-conjugating enzyme Ubc12-like, producing MINLFKIKGQKNEEAANSKGGPPVKKQSPGELRLHKDIAELNLPKTTKISFPNGKDDLMNFEATLRPDEGYYVGGTFTFTFQVSPSYPHEAPKVKCKTKVYHPNIDLEGNVCLNILREDWKPVLNINTIIYGLNLLFSQPNDEDPLNHEAAAVLRDNPQKFQRNVQTAMSGGYVDNTHFPRCK from the exons ATGATAAACCTTTTCAAGATCAAGGGGCAGAAGAACGAAGAGGCAGCCAACTCGAAAGGGGGGCCTCCCGTCAAGAAGCAAAGTCCTGGGGAATTACGTCTCCATAAAG ATATTGCTGAACTTAACCTTCCAAAGACAACTAAAATTTCCTTTCCAAATGGAAAGGATGATCTCATGAACTTTGAAGCCACTCTACGACCTGATGAAGGATACTACGT AGGTGGGACATTTACTTTCACCTTCCAAGTATCTCCTTCCTACCCTCACGAGGCTCCGAAGGTCAAGTGCAAGACCAAG GTTTACCATCCTAATATTGACCTAGAAGGAAATGTCTGCCTGAACATTCTGCGTGAAGACTGGAAGCCTGTCTTGAACATCAACACCATAATATATGGCTTAAACCTTCTTTTCTCA CAACCCAATGACGAGGACCCCTTGAATCATGAAGCCGCGGCCGTCCTCCGAGACAACCCACAGAAGTTCCAGAGAAATGTTCAAACGGCGATGTCGGGAGGCTATGTTGATAACACCCATTTCCCAAGGTGCAAGTAA